Below is a genomic region from Delftia tsuruhatensis.
CGGCTCTGCCAGACAAGCGCTTGGCCCGCCACGGCGTCCCGACATGAGAAAATCGGCGATTCAGCCAGAAACACATTCATCAGAAGACGGAACACATCATGGAAGCAGAACGCATCAACCTCATCGGCAACACCCTCGAAGATCTGTCGCAGCGCACGGCAGATCTACGGAGGTATCTTTGACTACGATGCAAAGTACGAACGACTGCGCACCGTCAACGCCTCTCTGGAAGACCCCGGGGTCTGGAACGACCCCAAGAAGGCCCAGGAACTGGGCAAGGAAAAGAAGCTGCTCGACGGCGTCGTCCTGACGCTGCAGAAGCTGACCAGCGAGCTGGCCGACAATGCCGAGCTGTTCGAGATGAGCAAGGAAGAAGGCGATGAGGCCGGCCTGCTCACCATCGAGGGCGAGACCGCCAAGCTCCAGCCCCTGATCGAGGAGCTCGAATTCCGCCGAATGTTCGGCAAGGAAGCCGATCCGCTGAACTGCTTCGTGGACATCCAGGCCGGCGCCGGCGGCACCGAGGCCTGCGACTGGGCCGGCATGCTGCTGCGCCAGTACCTGAAGTACGCCGAGCGCAAGGGCTTCAAGGCCACGGTCGAGGAAGAGACGCCCGGCGACGTGGCAGGCATCAAGAGCGCCACCATCCACATCGAGGGCGAATACGCCTACGGCCTGCTGCGCACCGAGACCGGCGTGCACCGCCTGGTGCGCAAGTCGCCCTTCGACAGCTCGGGCGGGCGCCACACCAGTTTCGCCTCGCTGTTCGTCTACCCCGAGATCGACGACTCGATCCAGATCGAGATCAATCCCTCGGACGTGCGCACCGACACCTACCGCGCATCGGGCGCTGGCGGCCAGCACATCAACAAGACCGACTCGGCCGTGCGCCTGACGCACATTCCGACCGGCATCGTCGTCCAATGCCAGGATGGCCGCAGCCAGCACAGCAACCGCGACGTGGCATGGCAGCGGCTGCGCTCCAAGCTCTACGAGCACGAGATGCAAAAGCGCATGGAAGAGCAGCAAAAGCTCGAGGACACCAAGACCGACGTGGGCTGGGGCCACCAGATCCGCTCCTA
It encodes:
- the prfB gene encoding peptide chain release factor 2 (programmed frameshift), whose product is MEAERINLIGNTLEDLSQRTADLRRYLDYDAKYERLRTVNASLEDPGVWNDPKKAQELGKEKKLLDGVVLTLQKLTSELADNAELFEMSKEEGDEAGLLTIEGETAKLQPLIEELEFRRMFGKEADPLNCFVDIQAGAGGTEACDWAGMLLRQYLKYAERKGFKATVEEETPGDVAGIKSATIHIEGEYAYGLLRTETGVHRLVRKSPFDSSGGRHTSFASLFVYPEIDDSIQIEINPSDVRTDTYRASGAGGQHINKTDSAVRLTHIPTGIVVQCQDGRSQHSNRDVAWQRLRSKLYEHEMQKRMEEQQKLEDTKTDVGWGHQIRSYVLDNSRIKDLRTNVEISATQKVLDGDLDAFIEASLKQGL